GCAACCGCCAGGCGGTCCTGATCGAGATAGGCGGCAATCAGCGCCGACCAGGTGGCGTCATTGACCTGACCGGTCTGGGGCAAGCCCTGATCGAGCTGAAAGTTGCGTATCGCCTCGCTGGTGAGAGGGCCGTGGTCCTCGTCGATGCCGCCCTTGTAGTATTCAAGGTCGTTGAGGATGAACTGGTACTCGCGCACGGACCAGGTGTCGTGGATGGATGGCAGTTGCCCCGCGGGCCGCGCGCGGCGCAAGGCGTCCCATTCGGCGCGACTCGCTGCCGGGTCGCGCCCGGCGGTGAGCCAGGCGTACACCGCGCGTCCGCGACGCTCCGACAGGGATTGGTTGTAGGCGTCGGAACCCACCAGGTCGGTATGCCCGACAATGACCATTTTTTCATCGGGATGGTTCGCGGCGTACTCCGCGACGCGACGCAGCACGCCGCGCAGGCAGGGTTCGATGAAGGCCTTGTCGAACCAGAAATGCACGACGAAGGCCTTGGCGATCATCCCTCCGGGGCGCAGACGAATGAGCGCCCGCGTGGTTTCACCGGGCCGCACCGTCGCCCGTGCCTCGCCGGTCATGAGTTGCGGTTGCTCGACCCGGGCGCGGCAGGTGTAGGCGCCGGGGGGAAAATCCTCTTCGCGCCAGACGTTGTCGTCGCGGTTGACGAGGGTGCGCGAGAGAGGCGCGCCGTCCTCCTGCTCGCCCTCTACCGTCACCACCGTTTGCGAATGGTCGAAATCGGGCTGGCCCTCGACGAGCACCTCGACTTCCAGAATGCCCGTATCCGGGCGCGGCGGGGGTGGCGGAGGCGGGGGGGGGATTTCGCGGCGCGGCGGCGGGGGCGGAATGTACTCGCGCAGGCGAAAGGCGTACTCGAAGCGCAGGGGCCGCCCGGCGATCTCACGCACCTCCATGGATTCGATCAAGACCTGATCGACGCGCACCGCGGCGGCGATGTCGGCGACAAAGGACACCGGAGCGGCGGCATGGAATTTCTCGCGCAGGGCGCCGAGCCCCTCGGCCGCCTCCGCGCCGCTCAGCACTCCCGCCAGATTGATGCCGCCCGCGCGCCGCCCCAGCCCCTGCCAGAAATCCCCCTCCAGCGCCGGCACACCATGCCCCACCAGGATCTGCTCCTGGTCGCTGTCGATGAACTGCACCTGTTGCAGTTCGAGATCGTCGAGCATGGGGCGTGGAGCCATGACTCAATCCTTTAGGCCTTGAGCGAATTCAGATGCGCGATGATCGCATCGACCAGGGCCAGGATTTCGGTCTTGACCGCGTCCAGGGACGGCAGGCCGGTGACCACGTTGGCCACGCTGCGCACGTCGGCGATGGTGCCCGCCTGATCGGGCAGCAGGCTCTCCGCCGCATCGAGAAAGGTGCCGATCTTGGTCGTGAAGGAGGAAACTTCGCTCAGCCCGGGGATGGCGCCGACATCGAGCTTGTTGATCTCGGTCTTGAGGCTGTTCATCAGGCCGACGAGCTTGTCGATGAGTTCGCCGACCTGGGGGATGAGGGAGGTGAGCGCCTGGATCGCCGGCCGGATGGTCGGCACGTTGGCATCGAGAAAATCCTTGAAGTCCTGCAGCACGTCCTTGAGTTCGTCGAACAGGTTTTTTTCCGCCATGGCCGGTCTCCTTGGGTTGGGAAAAAAGCGATGGTGCCCTTCAGCGTGAATTGTTGAACTGGCGCAGGCGCCCGAGCAGATCGCCCAGGGGCTCCAGAAAACGCTCGAGACCCGTGGAAAAATCAAAACCGATGTCCAGCCCCTCCACCAGATCGTCGAGCAGCCCCTGGGCCTCGTCGAGGATGTCGCCGTCGAGCAGGCCGGTGGCCTCGGGCTCCACCGGCTCCATGTATTCCTGCAAGCTCAGCACATAGGCGAAACGCTGCGGCTTGCCGGCCAGGTCGCGGTATTGCAGATCCTCGATGAGCATGTCCTCGATGGCCGTGTCGGCGACGATGTCGGCGGTGAAGGCCACGGGCCGCCCCGCCTGGAACTTGGCGTACAGATCGTCGATGAACCGGCGGGAATCCGGACCGCTGGCCACGCCGCCGAGGATCAGCCGCGTCGGGCGCCGCCCCAGATTCTGCAGATGACTGCCGTCCATGCCCGGCGGCTTGTGCTCGGCCAGGGCGCGCAGGTCGCGCGTGGTGATCTCCTGGACCTGGGGCAGTTCAAGTTCGTCGATCATCGGGCGCATGCGGCGATTGTCCCCTTAAAGATCGATGCCGTGACGCCGCGCCTGTTCCTGAAGGATGCGCTGCATCTGTTCGGCGAGCTGGTCGAGATCCTCCTCCGCTTCTGCCTGGCGTTTCGGTCGTGGGCCGCCTGCCGGTGAGGAGATCAAGGGCACGTGGGGCATCTCGGCTGGTTTTCCTTGCTCTTGCGTTTCCTTGGTTCCCTCCGGACTTGCGGGAAAAACGAACCCTGAGCCTTCTCCGCGCTGTCGCGCCTGATGCAGCATCTCGGCGAGGGGACGATCAAAACGCCTGGGCGCGGCTATGGCGGGCTGATTTCCGCCGGTCTCGCGTATTTCAGGCGGCGGGGTAGGCCCGTCCGTGCCGACGGGCGCCTTTGGCGCAGCACCTTGTTTGGCGCGATCGCTTTTGGCCGGGCGACGCGATTCGACCTCGGGGAACTGGGCGCCTGGCTCAGGAGAGCCCAAGGACAGAATCGCCAGTTGGTCGCGGCTCAGCGTTGCTCCCCCCAGGGGTTGCCGCCAGGGATCGAAATGATCGGCGGGGGGATGCGGCGTCATTTTTGTCTCATCTTTTTGCGGCGCTGCATGATGAGTGCTTGGTTTTTTTCCGATGAACGAAATCTCATCGGCTTTCACAACCGCCTCATGGGAGGCAGCCGCGGGCATGGCCCGTTGCAGGACGCGGCGCGCCCTGGCCTGCATTTGGCGGCGCCAGGCCGCCACCCGCCTTTCCTCGTCAAGCGGCGGCGCGGCGTCGCCAACGGCCGCTTTCGGCTGCGGCGCCCCTGGCGCCCGGAAGCCGCGCAGGCGTTTGTTCTTGGGAGCGGAAAGCACGGCCGAGCTGGTTTCCAAGGCCTTCTCCTGCTTATGGGAGGGCGCCAGGTATTCCTGGCGCCGACGAGGTTGAGCCAGGTCGCGCAGAAGTTCCGGCGGGGCCTGGGCGGGGAGACGAGCGGGTTCCTTCGCGGCAGGCCGCGCCGCCCCGCCGTCCTGCGTGATCTTCATGTGCGGCCGTGTTGCGCGCTCTGGTCCGTGCAGCGTCGGCGGCTCCCCTCTGGGGTGGCCTGTTCCCCGAGACATCGGGGCCAGGGAGCTCCGCTTAAGGGCAGGCGCCGTTTCCGGGGCCGTCGCGGGCCGCTCCAACTCCACTTGGCACAGAGCGTTGCCCCACAGAGGGGTAGGGCGCAGGCGCGGCCGCTGCCGGATCAGCTCCGCGATCCAGGCGCAGGCCCGCTGCAACCGCTGAAGGCGGACCGTGTGGCGCGCCACCTGGCGTCTTAAGCAACCGGGCGCGCGGCCGCAGGCCATGGCCCGGTGCGCCGCGCCGAGGGGAAAGAGAGGCTTAATTCCCGCTGCCATGGTCCCTGCCTTCGCGTCGCGCCATCTCGAGGTAGAGCAGGATCTGGCCGATGGTCATGCCGCTCACTTCCTCGGGGGTCCAGCCGAACTCCCGCGCCAGGATGAAACAGGCCTTGGCCAGAGGGGCCTGCACGTATTCCTCAAGGGCGTCGCGCGGCGTGTCGATGCCGCTGATGTGGTTGATGCGCTCCACCAGAAAGCGCCCCAGCCCGGCGGGCAGCTGCATGACCTGATCGACGCTCAGGCTCGGCTCGGCCAGGGCCTGCTTGATCATCAGCGCCGCCGAGAGGCTTTCGTCCTCCTTGGCCGCCTTGTCGATGCGCTGCAGATCGCGCACCGACAAGGGTCGCAGGGCGACGCGCCGCACGGAGGCGCCCCCCCCGGCCGGCAACAGGTCGGAGGGGATTTCCACCTCGTGGGTCAGGGTGCATCCGGCCAGCAGCTCCTCGGGAGAGAGCATCATTGCTAGCCTCCCTCATCCACGAACACCGGACCGATGGTGACTTCGCCCTCGACGTCGATGATCTCCACGGACAGGGCCTTGAAGCTCACCTCTTCCATGATGAAGTCGTCCTCGGGCAAGCTGAAGCTCCAGTTCTGCAGCTGCACGCCGTTGATCACCAGTTCGGCGTGGCCGATGGTGGCCGGATCATCGAGGCGCAGGGTCATGTTGAAGGCCGGCTGCACGTAGGGTTCGGCGGTGGAGGGGATGAAGGTTTTACGCCCCAGCAGCAGGCCGAGCAGGGCGCCGTTGATGTAGGCGCGGCCCACCGTGCCGCTGACGTGGATGTTGCCGGGGTGCAGGGACGTCGGGTAGCGGCGGCCGATTTCGTGAAACTCTTCCAGATCGGTCCGCACGCAGACTTTGACGTCGACCACCCGTCCCACCGCCTGCTGGATGTCGTAGGCGTTGATGACCGAGCCGGCGTCGCGTCCCTCAGCGGTGTCGAGGGGGGCCAGGGTCAGGGTGCCGTGGGCTCCGGTGAACACATTGGTGTTGGCCATGACGGTACGTCCTCCTTATTCCAGGAACATGGTGACTTTGATGAAGTCGATGCTGAAGGTCGGGCGCAGCACCAGGGTGACCCGTGCGATGCCCTGGCGTTCTTCCTCGCGCGTGGCGCTCACGTCGAGCTCGTAGCTGATGAGCATTTCGTCGTTGACCATCTCGGTGAGAAAGCTGTTGATGGTGGTGCGCATGGCGCCGCGCACCCGCTCGTTGTTGAGCAGGCCGATGTAGGGCGTGGCGGCCGAGCGCACGCCGAACTTGGCGTAATCGACGATGCGCCTGGTGGTGATCTGATGCCAGGCGGTGTTGGTGCTGGTGGTGATGCCCTTGACGATGCGAAAGCCCTGGCGCTGCTCGAAGGCCAGGACGCGGGCCTGCACCAGTTGGGTAAGCTCGGCGGCGGTGAATTTGCGCTCCAGGCCGCCGACCCGCACCGTCTTGTTGGTCAGACTGATATGCGGCGAAAAGGCGGCCAGCAGGCCGGCCACGGCGGCGGCCGCGTAGGCGCCGGGCAGAGTCACCTCGACGGGCGGCGTGGCGGCGGTGTCGGTGACCCTGATGCCTGGCGCGGCGAGGATCACCCGATCGCTGGCGACGTTGTGGCCGCGGATGTCGTCGAGGCCGGCGCCGACGCCGCTGCCCGTCACAGCGATGCGGTCCTTGCGGATGGCGTCCGAGGAGGCCGTCTGGCAATGGGCGTCGAGCTCGTCGGCGAAGCTGTCGTCCTGGCCGGCGGCGACGATGATGTGGGCGTCCTCGTTGAGCAGCGCCCCGAGTCCCGCCTGATAGTCGGCGCCGAACTCGCCGTTGTTGCCGGTGGTGTTGGCGCCGGTGCCGAAGGCGCCGAAGGCATCGGCGGCGCTGCTCTTGGCGGGCGTTTCATCGGCGTTGGCCAGGGCGCTGCCCTCGACCCAGGCCGAGAGGCGCTTGAGGTCGGCCACCAGGTCCTGGCCGTCGACGACGATGTAGCTTTCCTTGAGCTCGCCTAGGGCCAGGGTCACCTTGACGGCGCTGCTCTTGTCCACCACGTAGGAGGCGGTGAGCACATCCGCCGCGCCGGGCGCCGGTCCGCCGAAGGTTAGAGCTCCCGTGGCGCGGTCGATCTTGACCTCGCCGGGGCCGGGGGCCGCCGCGTCATCGTCGTAGAGAAGCTTGAGGGAGCGGGTCAGGCCGTCGGCGTCGGTGAACAGGCGCAGGCGGTTGCGCGCGCTCTTGACCACCGGCGTGCGCTCCAGACTGATGGCGGCGCCGCCGCTGTGTTGCTCCTCCTCGATGAAGGCGTTCTGGTCGGCGTCCCACACGTTGACCTTGAGGTCGTTGCCCCAGGTGCCCGGGGTTTTCGCGCGCAGCCGCACGTTGGGTCCGCCGGCGGAGCTCAGCGTGTAGTCGGCCTGCGCGGCGGCCGCCGAGGCGACGCGCACGGCGAAGACGGTGGTGGCGCCATGCGCGAAGGCCAGTTCCAGGGCGCGCACCAGGGTCAGCTCGTCGCTGGCGCCGTCGATCCATGGATCATAGGGACCAAACACCTGGCGCGCCTCGGCATAGCTGCCGAGCAGCACCGGCGTGCCCGTCGGCCCCTTGCTGGCGGTGCCGATCACCCCCAGGTTGCCGACCGTCACCCGACCGGGGGTGATGAGCCCCTCGGGGCGAACCTCGATGTAAACACCCGGCAAGATCATCTCTGTCATGGCCTTTTCTCTCCTTGGTTTGCGCCTTGCGCCTGACGCGGGTCGCCGGGACCTGGATCAGGGTTCAGCGGTTGGGGGATGCTCTCAGCCCAGGCGCCGCGCGCCGGCGCGCAGGTAAATCACGGCCGGCGCGCCGAGGGCG
This is a stretch of genomic DNA from Geoalkalibacter sp.. It encodes these proteins:
- a CDS encoding phage tail sheath C-terminal domain-containing protein translates to MTEMILPGVYIEVRPEGLITPGRVTVGNLGVIGTASKGPTGTPVLLGSYAEARQVFGPYDPWIDGASDELTLVRALELAFAHGATTVFAVRVASAAAAQADYTLSSAGGPNVRLRAKTPGTWGNDLKVNVWDADQNAFIEEEQHSGGAAISLERTPVVKSARNRLRLFTDADGLTRSLKLLYDDDAAAPGPGEVKIDRATGALTFGGPAPGAADVLTASYVVDKSSAVKVTLALGELKESYIVVDGQDLVADLKRLSAWVEGSALANADETPAKSSAADAFGAFGTGANTTGNNGEFGADYQAGLGALLNEDAHIIVAAGQDDSFADELDAHCQTASSDAIRKDRIAVTGSGVGAGLDDIRGHNVASDRVILAAPGIRVTDTAATPPVEVTLPGAYAAAAVAGLLAAFSPHISLTNKTVRVGGLERKFTAAELTQLVQARVLAFEQRQGFRIVKGITTSTNTAWHQITTRRIVDYAKFGVRSAATPYIGLLNNERVRGAMRTTINSFLTEMVNDEMLISYELDVSATREEERQGIARVTLVLRPTFSIDFIKVTMFLE